The proteins below are encoded in one region of Lactuca sativa cultivar Salinas chromosome 3, Lsat_Salinas_v11, whole genome shotgun sequence:
- the LOC128132854 gene encoding glutathione S-transferase T3-like — MQTFNKTFLPHSVPCAKQSHNPHPRKNPLSRHKLVVVREHREKKGRPKKKGKEVVVGTDETETPPTWWTPEEEHALATAWCGTSKQPTMGNDMKRVAFWDAVIVKFRTILNKGDTYRNNDMLRGKWTQISRKCTKFNSIYNKLSSQRQSGANDFDVFRVAMEEYHVQMGHVFKYEKVWELVRKDPKWMKTPTSSEQQSKRSRGSGSVDVSDGRTNIDLNADTDEIQDKFDDIEEISPPRRPMGREKAKRAQRHAEKNESRLREHEEMKKKIRRPHGNRK; from the coding sequence ATGCAAACATTCAACAAAACCTTTTTACCACATTCGGTCCCATGCGCCAAACAGTCACACAACCCACACCCACGCAAGAACCCGTTGTCGAGACACAAGCTGGTGGTAGTAAGAGAGCATCGGGAAAAAAAAGGGAGACCAAAAAAGAAAGGGAAAGAGGTCGTTGTCGGGACGGACGAAACGGAAACACCTCCAACATGGTGGACACCGGAGGAAGAGCATGCGTTGGCGACGGCTTGGTGCGGTACTTCAAAACAACCAACTATGGGGAACGATATGAAGAGAGTTGCTTTTTGGGATGCTGTAATCGTCAAATTCCGCACAATTTTGAACAAGGGTGACACGTATCGCAATAATGATATGCTTAGGGGCAAATGGACTCAAATTAGCCGGAAGTGCACCAAATTCAATTCCATATACAACAAACTTTCTTCGCAACGTCAGAGTGGTGCCAATGATTTCGATGTGTTTAGAGTCGCGATGGAGGAATATCACGTGCAAATGGGGCACGTATTTAAGTATGAAAAAGTATGGGAGTTAGTGAGGAAAGATCCAAAATGGATGAAAACGCCAACATCATCGGAACAACAATCCAAAAGGTCTcgtggttcgggttcggttgatgTTTCCGACGGACGCACGAACATCGACCTCAACGCGGACACCGATGAGATCCAGGACAAGTTTGACGACATCGAGGAAATCTCTCCGCCACGACGACCTATGGGGCGCGAAAAAGCGAAACGCGCTCAACGACATGCGGAGAAGAATGAAAGTCGTCTTCGAGAGCACgaggaaatgaaaaaaaaaattcgacGCCCACACGGAAATCGCAAATAG